In the Caballeronia sp. M1242 genome, ATGGGACGAACGGCCGCGCACTTGCTGCATCAGATGCTCGGCGGGGCGCGCTTTGCAGGGCGGCGAATACTGGTGCCGCCCGTCGGCATCAACGTGCTCGAATCCACGCGCCATCAGCCCGTGGCGAGCCCTTACGTGATGCGCGCGCGCCATTACATTCGCCAATACGGATGCCAGGGCATCAAGACCGACCAGGTGGCCGATTACGTCGGTGTATCGCGTTCTTCGCTCGAAGATCACTTCCGGCGCGAACTGGGTTGCACCGTTCATCAGGAAATCCTCAGCCACAAGCTACAGGTGGCCAAGCAATTGCTTGCGAAACAGGACGTACCCAGTGCGGAAGTGGCGATACGCTGTGGCTTCACATCGCTGCAATACATGTACGCCGTTTTCAGGCGCGAGCTCGATTGCACGCCGCGTGAATATCAGGAACGGCTTCAGGCCACGTCGTCGCACACCGCCTGACGCCACGAAGGGTATCGACTTATGAATATCGCCGACACCGAGGGCGCTGCCCGAACGAACGCCGACCGAATCTCCGCCGAGCGCTGGGGCAGCCTGCCAGGCGGCGACAGCGTGCGTCTCTTTACGCTGCGCAACGCACACGGCATGAGAGTCGCGATCAGCGATCTCGGCGCGACCCTCGTCTCGTGGCATGCAGCGGATCGCGCGGGCCGCGTCGCCGACGTTCTGCTCGGACACGACACGCCGGAAGCCTATTTGAAGGGTCGCGCGTATCTGGGCGGCATCATCGGGCGATGGGCCAATCGCATTCGCGACGCCCGCTTCATGCTGGACGGAGTGAGTTATTCGCTGGATCGCAACGAAGGCTCGCAACATCTTCATGGCGGCGCAGCGGGGTTTCATCGGGCGATCTGGAGCGCACGCGAGATCGACGGCACACTGGTACTCACCCACGAGTCGCCCGAAGGCGACGCCGGCTTTCCAGGCAACGTCATAACGACCGTGCGCTATGCGCTCGACGACGACGGCACGCTCACGATTCAGTACGATGCCGTCGCGGACGCACCGACGCCCATCAATCTGACGAATCATGCGTATTTCAACTTGTCCGGCGACGGTACGCCTGGCGCATGCGATATACGCGGCCACGTCATTGCGATAGACGCCGATAGCTTCTTCGACATAGACGACGCGATGATTCCCATCGCTCGCGCAAGCGTGGTCGGCAATGCGTTCGACTTCCGCGCGGGCGCGCCGATCGGCGCACGACTGGACTGGCCCGATGCTCGTCTTTCACGCGCCGGCGGCTTCGACCATTGCTATATCCTGCCGCATACGAATGATGTCGGCGTGCGCAAGGTCGCGGTGCTGTACGACCCTGCGAGCGGCAGAGAGTTGACCGTATCGACGGACGCGCCCGGCTTGCAGTTCTATACCGGCAACTTTCTGCAAGGCGTGCCGGGCCGCGACGGCAAGCCGTATCGCATTCATGCGGGACTGTGCCTCGAAGCCGGTGCGTTTCCGAACCAGATCAATATGCCGGATGCGTCGCGCGTGGTGCTGAGGCCCGGAGAGCGCTACAGTCAAACCACGCGCTATCGCGTCGGCGTGCGATAGAGTCGCTCAGGAGACAGCGGGCGCGCGCACGCCCATTGTTCCCTCTCGTACCGGCGCGTTCGTTTCCTTGATGACACTCTCGCATAACGCGATGATTTGCGCCGCGCTCGCCGGATTGAATAGCGAATGGTCGATGTCCGGAAACGTCATCACGCGGACGTTCGGGTATCGCGACAAGCGCACGCCCAGCTTGCCGCAATGCGCAGCCAGCAGATCGAGCCCCGCGTCATAGCTGCCATAGACGAGCAAGGTCTTGACGCCCTTTGCATCGAGCACGCGAGCGATCGCTTGAGGCGTCGTCGCTTGCTCGATGGACGCAACAGTGGCGCTGTCGAGGCGGAACATGTCGGCAATGCGCGAACGCATGCGCGTCCCGGCATAACCCGCAATGAAGCCGAGCACGCGCAGCAGGTTTTTATCGCCGCGCAGTATCGCTTTCCATTTCTGCAACTCGAACATCGAGGCTGCGTAACCCGCCATCGAATTGCGCGTCGATTGACGCATCTCGTCCGCTGACTTGTCCTCGGGTTGCTTGAACGTCGGAATGTTTATGGCGATCACACCTGTAATGGCGGGCTCGGACGCGGCCGCTTTGAGTGCGTGATAGGCGCCGGAACATATGCCGAACGAGTAGATCGACGCGTATCCGCGTTGCGAGAGCCATCGTGCGGCGGCCGCGGTATCGCGTGTCGCGACCGGATGATAGATTCGACTATAGGGCGTATCGGTCTGACCCACGCCG is a window encoding:
- a CDS encoding aldose epimerase family protein; this encodes MNIADTEGAARTNADRISAERWGSLPGGDSVRLFTLRNAHGMRVAISDLGATLVSWHAADRAGRVADVLLGHDTPEAYLKGRAYLGGIIGRWANRIRDARFMLDGVSYSLDRNEGSQHLHGGAAGFHRAIWSAREIDGTLVLTHESPEGDAGFPGNVITTVRYALDDDGTLTIQYDAVADAPTPINLTNHAYFNLSGDGTPGACDIRGHVIAIDADSFFDIDDAMIPIARASVVGNAFDFRAGAPIGARLDWPDARLSRAGGFDHCYILPHTNDVGVRKVAVLYDPASGRELTVSTDAPGLQFYTGNFLQGVPGRDGKPYRIHAGLCLEAGAFPNQINMPDASRVVLRPGERYSQTTRYRVGVR